In Acaryochloris marina S15, a single genomic region encodes these proteins:
- a CDS encoding glycosyltransferase family 4 protein, whose product MARILVLTELFYPEKTSTAYFLTTIAQGLVTDYPVTVFTGASLYDSQASSLAQNTVVKEVEIHRCRGTTFNKNWLPGRLVNGCTRAISIFFTALWQCHASDVILVVTNPPLLPLMAWLLKTLKGCNFVLLVHDVYPEVLSVTGLAHSQSLVYRLMQEVNRLIYGQASRIITLGRDMQKLVETKLTQPVEGKLICIPNWAETEIIYPVDKQNNSLLQRLNLVDKFVVLYAGNMGRTHDLKILLDAAETLSDTQPQIHFLLIGAGAQKQDVEARVQDQHLPNVTVLSYLPHEQKNVTLNSCDVGIISFLPGMTGVSVPSRMYNQMAAGKPLIAIADNESELAQVIQEEGIGWLVSPQDDDQLVKLLTQIMNDSELCNDMGHKAAQAVLCKYQLKHAVSKYQSLFRELIPHNNISSPVDTK is encoded by the coding sequence ATGGCACGCATTTTAGTTTTAACGGAACTGTTTTACCCAGAAAAGACTTCAACAGCCTACTTTTTAACCACAATTGCTCAAGGGCTGGTCACAGACTACCCAGTGACTGTCTTTACTGGAGCTTCCTTATATGATAGTCAAGCATCTAGCTTGGCCCAGAATACTGTTGTGAAAGAGGTGGAAATTCATCGATGCCGTGGAACAACGTTTAATAAGAATTGGCTCCCCGGGCGTTTGGTGAATGGTTGTACCCGTGCAATTTCAATCTTTTTCACCGCCTTATGGCAGTGTCATGCCAGTGATGTGATCTTAGTCGTCACGAACCCACCTCTATTGCCCTTAATGGCCTGGTTATTGAAAACCCTGAAGGGGTGTAATTTTGTCCTCTTAGTGCATGATGTTTACCCCGAGGTATTATCCGTCACGGGGCTTGCCCATTCGCAATCTCTGGTCTACCGACTGATGCAGGAGGTCAATCGCCTGATTTATGGACAGGCTAGCCGAATTATTACTCTCGGGCGAGATATGCAAAAGCTAGTGGAGACTAAATTAACCCAACCCGTAGAGGGGAAGCTGATCTGCATCCCTAATTGGGCTGAAACCGAAATTATTTATCCTGTCGACAAGCAGAACAATTCCCTATTACAACGCTTAAATTTAGTGGATAAATTTGTGGTACTGTATGCGGGAAATATGGGGCGAACCCATGACTTGAAAATCTTACTCGATGCGGCAGAAACCTTATCTGACACACAACCTCAAATCCACTTTTTGCTGATTGGTGCCGGGGCTCAAAAACAAGATGTGGAAGCAAGGGTACAGGATCAGCACTTACCGAATGTGACGGTGTTATCTTACTTGCCTCATGAGCAGAAAAATGTGACGCTGAATTCTTGTGATGTTGGTATCATTTCCTTCTTACCGGGTATGACTGGAGTGTCCGTTCCAAGCCGGATGTACAACCAAATGGCTGCGGGCAAGCCATTGATTGCGATCGCAGATAACGAATCAGAATTAGCACAGGTCATTCAAGAAGAAGGGATTGGCTGGCTAGTGTCACCTCAAGATGATGATCAATTGGTTAAGCTCTTAACCCAGATCATGAATGATTCAGAATTATGTAATGACATGGGACACAAAGCAGCACAAGCTGTTCTATGTAAATATCAGCTCAAACATGCTGTAAGCAAGTATCAATCACTTTTTCGAGAATTAATTCCACACAACAACATCTCTAGCCCAGTAGACACTAAGTAA
- a CDS encoding glycosyltransferase family 4 protein codes for MKHLLPKHTTQSEWPIGSSNKQTSIAALYAHGTYCSGQRLASEIVIKGLQERNWNVHSIRLPALERKTTNQRIKINILLISILNATPVLLYAWLQVLRLKPEYILYVSLGQTKFSMMREGIPFVLRYFFNNRKTTGIISLHGSNFMTWQYKDLEAKFLRMISGSANLISVLGPNQVTQLKELGITPNKIFVADNTCLIDSLNISRIKQKHTQTLTLNRPLNILFLSNLLEEKGYIQFIEAAYILSKEARETHRKLNFILCGKTIFSDNANLRFSNPELAQNWIKSQIKEINQSSQISLQWIDGAIGLQKQELFHQAHVFVFPSQYKTEAQPLVILEALASGCAVLTSRIGEIPSTVNEQTAYFLNDCLPQTIAQSVTEIANDEIKRITLAVNGLNLFQSRFSYQQHINRWEDLLQQLDSP; via the coding sequence ATGAAACATCTCTTGCCGAAACACACGACTCAATCTGAATGGCCAATAGGTAGCTCCAATAAGCAAACAAGCATCGCTGCACTTTATGCTCATGGGACCTATTGTTCTGGCCAGAGATTGGCTTCCGAGATTGTAATAAAAGGTCTACAAGAACGGAATTGGAATGTTCATTCAATCCGGTTGCCTGCTCTTGAACGCAAAACCACCAATCAACGAATTAAAATAAATATATTATTAATCAGCATACTAAATGCTACTCCTGTATTACTCTATGCTTGGCTTCAGGTACTTCGGCTCAAGCCTGAGTATATTCTTTATGTATCACTTGGCCAAACCAAATTCTCAATGATGCGAGAAGGAATCCCATTCGTTTTAAGGTATTTTTTCAATAATCGCAAAACGACGGGTATTATTTCGCTTCATGGAAGCAATTTCATGACTTGGCAATATAAAGATTTAGAAGCCAAATTCTTGCGTATGATTTCAGGTTCTGCCAATCTTATATCAGTATTAGGTCCTAATCAAGTGACTCAGCTAAAAGAGCTAGGCATCACTCCTAATAAAATATTTGTGGCTGATAATACTTGCTTAATTGATAGCTTAAATATTTCTAGAATCAAGCAAAAACATACACAGACACTTACACTTAATCGGCCTCTCAATATACTATTTCTCAGTAATTTACTTGAAGAAAAAGGATATATTCAGTTTATTGAAGCAGCTTATATCCTATCTAAAGAAGCTAGAGAGACTCATCGGAAGCTCAACTTTATCTTATGTGGAAAAACCATATTTTCAGACAATGCTAATCTTCGTTTTTCTAACCCTGAGCTAGCTCAGAACTGGATAAAAAGTCAAATTAAAGAGATCAACCAATCTTCTCAAATCAGTCTACAGTGGATTGATGGGGCGATTGGATTACAAAAGCAAGAATTGTTTCATCAAGCACATGTCTTTGTTTTTCCTAGCCAATACAAAACTGAAGCTCAGCCACTGGTGATATTAGAAGCTTTAGCGAGTGGTTGTGCAGTTCTTACGTCTCGTATTGGTGAGATCCCTAGCACAGTTAATGAGCAAACGGCTTACTTTTTAAACGACTGTTTACCACAAACTATTGCTCAATCAGTGACTGAAATCGCTAATGATGAAATCAAGCGAATAACATTGGCAGTCAATGGTTTAAATCTCTTCCAATCTCGATTTTCTTATCAACAGCATATTAATCGATGGGAAGATTTGCTCCAGCAATTAGATAGCCCATAA
- a CDS encoding glycosyltransferase family 4 protein has protein sequence MKIVLMVESFTKNMGYIENVLPKYLARLGVEVHVVSTTLPCYSYLQDFEETYPDLVNLSSTATSEQLDGFTVHTLPYKRVVGHLQMQGWYQMLKDIAPHVVQTTVPIGWIPLDLALAKSKLGYKLFTGNHRSSSTFPLASMPHRTISPAKVRCFLTRSIPGRLASLVTEKCYCPNQDCAEIAWKFFGVQQQKVEVMFLGVDTDFFYPATDTPHMQQERIETRQKLGFSPDDIICVYSGKFTETKNALILAQAIERLRAQGQKFVGLFIGNGVQKSEISKYPNCQILDFMPYHQLSTYYRAADIGVWPTNESISMLDAAACGLPLVVSDGIGYFDHIEGNGLVYHINNLDCLVDTLLQLKDHHKRAELGNIGSQKMKQMFSWESIARKRLIDYETSLAETHDSI, from the coding sequence ATGAAAATTGTATTGATGGTCGAATCATTCACAAAAAATATGGGATACATCGAAAATGTCTTACCGAAGTATTTAGCACGGCTCGGCGTCGAAGTACATGTTGTAAGCACTACACTCCCTTGTTACAGCTACCTCCAAGACTTTGAAGAAACGTATCCTGATCTAGTCAATCTCTCTTCTACTGCAACCAGTGAACAATTGGATGGGTTTACAGTCCATACTTTGCCATATAAGCGAGTGGTAGGTCACCTTCAAATGCAAGGGTGGTATCAAATGCTTAAGGATATAGCTCCCCATGTTGTGCAGACTACTGTGCCCATTGGTTGGATTCCATTAGATTTAGCGCTTGCAAAATCAAAGCTTGGCTATAAGCTCTTTACAGGTAATCACCGTAGTTCCAGTACGTTCCCGCTTGCTAGCATGCCACACCGAACGATTAGTCCCGCAAAAGTGCGCTGTTTCCTGACACGCAGTATCCCTGGTCGACTGGCTAGCCTAGTAACAGAGAAATGCTATTGCCCGAATCAAGACTGTGCTGAGATAGCTTGGAAATTTTTTGGAGTTCAGCAACAGAAAGTAGAAGTCATGTTTTTGGGGGTAGATACAGATTTTTTCTATCCTGCTACGGATACACCTCATATGCAGCAAGAACGTATTGAAACTCGCCAAAAGTTGGGTTTCTCTCCCGATGACATCATTTGTGTTTACAGTGGCAAATTCACTGAGACTAAAAATGCACTGATTCTTGCTCAAGCCATTGAGCGATTGCGGGCTCAGGGGCAAAAGTTTGTGGGGCTTTTTATAGGTAATGGTGTACAAAAAAGTGAAATCTCAAAATATCCAAATTGCCAAATCTTAGATTTTATGCCGTACCATCAATTGTCTACGTACTATCGTGCTGCTGATATAGGAGTCTGGCCGACAAATGAAAGCATTTCAATGCTTGATGCTGCTGCTTGTGGATTACCACTTGTCGTAAGCGATGGTATTGGATATTTTGATCATATTGAAGGCAATGGATTGGTATATCACATCAATAATTTAGATTGTTTAGTAGATACATTGCTACAACTGAAAGACCACCATAAGCGTGCCGAATTGGGAAACATTGGTAGTCAAAAGATGAAACAAATGTTCAGTTGGGAATCCATTGCTCGCAAACGCTTAATTGATTATGAAACATCTCTTGCCGAAACACACGACTCAATCTGA
- a CDS encoding FkbM family methyltransferase, with the protein MDAITRIKITKRNDLQKFGTDYGGWVIPTRLINEHSICYCVGCGEDISFDLSLIDHFNCDVYGFDPTPRAIEYVKSVVGQNPKYHFYNVGLWDAEDTLKFFVPKNPTHVSHSLVNLQKTNEHILIKVNRLASLMKDLGHEKIDLLKIDIEGAEYKVIESIIEDGINIKVICVEYDECSNPLDSNYKDRVQTSVNHLLYNGYSLVFVQDNGNYVFVKSI; encoded by the coding sequence ATGGATGCAATCACTCGCATCAAAATTACCAAGAGAAATGATCTCCAAAAATTTGGGACTGATTATGGAGGTTGGGTAATTCCAACACGTCTAATTAATGAGCATTCAATTTGTTACTGTGTTGGCTGTGGAGAAGATATCTCATTTGATCTGAGCCTGATTGATCATTTTAATTGCGATGTTTATGGCTTTGATCCAACCCCGAGAGCCATTGAATATGTAAAAAGTGTTGTTGGCCAGAACCCTAAATACCATTTCTATAACGTCGGACTCTGGGATGCAGAAGATACATTAAAATTTTTTGTACCTAAAAACCCTACTCATGTTTCTCATTCACTTGTCAACCTCCAAAAAACAAATGAGCATATATTAATTAAAGTAAACAGGCTTGCTTCTCTTATGAAAGATCTCGGTCATGAGAAGATAGATCTTCTTAAAATTGATATTGAAGGAGCTGAGTACAAAGTTATTGAATCTATCATTGAAGATGGAATCAATATAAAAGTGATCTGTGTAGAATACGATGAATGTTCTAATCCGCTTGATTCAAACTATAAGGATAGAGTTCAAACATCGGTGAATCATCTTCTATACAATGGTTACTCATTAGTATTTGTTCAAGATAATGGTAATTATGTTTTTGTTAAAAGTATCTAA
- a CDS encoding class I SAM-dependent methyltransferase: MAYQLPQLKRILIWLATSKEVTNFTYGLDSNNRLQLASIISLITQVDTNKVLSYFEEIEQDIDLRELIKTSICQGNSLDRNSSDANVQYGRRIGWYAFVRILKPKVVIETGIDKGLGSCVICSALLRNQAEGHSGQYYGTDINPDAGFLFTSPYDQVGKILYGDSIESLQLLSESIDLFINDSDHSADYEMEEYKVIQEKLSLKSVILGDNSHETDKLQRFAMNTNRKFIFFKEKPKKHWYPGGGIGIAWS; encoded by the coding sequence ATGGCTTATCAGCTACCGCAACTTAAGCGGATACTCATATGGTTAGCAACATCAAAAGAAGTAACAAATTTCACCTATGGTTTAGATTCTAATAATCGCTTACAGCTAGCTTCAATTATTTCTCTAATAACCCAAGTCGATACCAACAAAGTATTAAGCTACTTTGAAGAGATTGAACAAGATATAGATCTCAGAGAGCTTATAAAAACTTCAATCTGTCAAGGAAATAGTCTTGATAGAAATAGCTCTGATGCAAATGTACAGTACGGACGGCGCATTGGCTGGTATGCTTTCGTACGGATCTTAAAGCCAAAAGTTGTTATTGAAACTGGTATTGATAAAGGCTTAGGAAGCTGTGTAATATGTTCTGCTCTATTGCGTAATCAAGCCGAAGGACATTCTGGTCAATACTACGGCACTGATATAAATCCTGATGCAGGATTTTTGTTTACTTCTCCTTATGATCAAGTCGGGAAAATATTATATGGGGATTCAATTGAGTCACTCCAATTACTATCAGAATCAATAGATCTTTTTATCAATGATAGTGATCACTCTGCTGATTATGAGATGGAAGAATATAAGGTAATTCAAGAGAAGCTATCTCTCAAGTCAGTTATTCTCGGAGATAACTCTCATGAAACTGACAAGCTTCAAAGGTTTGCTATGAATACCAATCGAAAATTTATTTTCTTTAAAGAAAAGCCTAAAAAACACTGGTATCCAGGCGGTGGAATTGGAATAGCATGGAGCTAA
- a CDS encoding class I SAM-dependent methyltransferase: MQNFTPSKSLKENYDEYYKEGELEWRKLGATDKVNNIIQLCDVLPHCTILEVGAGDGAILQELSNRQFGDHLYGLELSASGVTVIERRQIPNLVECQQFDGYKIPYDNQTFDLVILTHVLEHVEFPRQLLYEIARVAQHVCIEVPLEDNIRLSKDFVPDKVGHINYYNTKTIRRLIQTCQFQVLGQQVSNISKTMYRYAGDRKGIAQYYIKEISLNLFPRWATSLWTYHSTLICRSPYFTETKGFNKNN, encoded by the coding sequence ATGCAAAATTTTACTCCTTCCAAGTCCCTCAAAGAGAATTACGATGAATACTATAAAGAAGGCGAACTAGAATGGAGAAAGCTAGGTGCTACTGACAAAGTCAATAATATTATTCAATTATGTGATGTTCTTCCTCATTGCACAATTTTAGAAGTTGGAGCTGGCGATGGTGCAATCTTACAGGAATTGAGTAATCGACAATTTGGAGATCATCTGTATGGACTAGAACTATCAGCTTCTGGTGTTACGGTTATTGAGAGGCGTCAAATTCCTAATCTCGTCGAATGTCAACAATTTGATGGTTATAAAATTCCGTATGATAACCAAACATTTGATCTTGTAATCCTAACCCATGTATTAGAGCATGTAGAATTTCCACGTCAACTACTTTATGAAATTGCCCGTGTTGCCCAACATGTATGTATTGAAGTTCCCCTTGAAGACAACATTCGTCTATCCAAAGATTTTGTGCCTGATAAAGTTGGCCATATCAATTACTACAATACGAAAACAATTAGGCGCTTGATACAAACTTGTCAATTTCAAGTTCTAGGACAGCAAGTTAGTAATATATCAAAAACAATGTATAGATATGCTGGCGATAGAAAAGGTATAGCTCAATATTATATTAAAGAGATTAGCTTAAATCTATTTCCAAGATGGGCAACTTCTCTATGGACTTATCATTCTACTCTTATATGCAGAAGTCCTTATTTCACTGAGACTAAAGGCTTCAACAAAAACAATTAA
- a CDS encoding oligosaccharide repeat unit polymerase: MIPFNVDITYRQMGLQLSDQVILRWLASLVLMYISFVVGIIISRPFFGKRKLSRKEFKQDLLKLATKKRKDVRDIFPFFAIFVAIFTFWLLWRPDFIDYFLTGDITAETYKAARVSFGANANNGVLLRIASTFRFTALPLCLYILFFIRKINTKYTPLFWAIFCITFLLNLISGQKGGVILILLGLFLCWLFSTGHITISLTTKVGKRFIGIALLLIFILLPFQYMVQYPGITYQEGLMAVANRLSGEVSRTLQLHFHVYPDIFPHLNGASSSFTNIFTDNDVVLDPGRVIRGYFLFSDITDATGTWNAAFIGAAWADFSYFGVVLQSILIVSLLSYYHQWFIGSHKTPSVLGTYIALSMSTFFLSEGNFLTTLFSFGLGLNFIFYLMLRRFSSLKKNKKKIPKSLKPSI, from the coding sequence ATGATACCTTTTAATGTCGATATTACTTATCGACAAATGGGGCTTCAACTCTCTGACCAGGTAATCCTGAGATGGTTAGCTTCATTAGTGTTAATGTATATCAGTTTCGTTGTGGGAATAATTATCTCACGTCCATTCTTTGGAAAAAGAAAGCTCAGTCGGAAAGAATTCAAGCAGGATCTTCTCAAGCTAGCGACAAAAAAACGGAAGGATGTCAGAGATATTTTTCCATTTTTTGCAATTTTCGTTGCTATTTTTACATTCTGGCTGCTATGGAGACCTGATTTTATTGATTATTTCTTAACTGGTGACATTACAGCAGAAACGTATAAAGCAGCACGAGTTTCCTTTGGAGCAAATGCGAATAATGGAGTACTTCTAAGAATAGCCAGTACATTTAGATTTACAGCATTACCCTTATGTCTATATATCTTATTTTTTATTCGAAAAATAAATACAAAATATACCCCGCTTTTTTGGGCTATCTTTTGTATAACATTTTTACTAAATTTAATTTCAGGTCAGAAAGGTGGTGTAATTCTGATTCTATTGGGGTTATTTCTTTGCTGGCTCTTTTCAACAGGTCATATAACCATATCATTAACGACTAAAGTTGGAAAACGATTCATCGGCATTGCACTATTGCTAATATTTATTCTGCTCCCTTTTCAATATATGGTTCAGTACCCTGGTATTACCTACCAAGAAGGTTTAATGGCAGTTGCAAATCGACTAAGTGGAGAAGTATCACGAACTTTGCAATTGCACTTCCATGTATATCCTGACATTTTTCCTCACTTAAATGGCGCTAGCTCTTCATTCACTAATATCTTTACTGACAATGATGTGGTGCTCGATCCAGGACGCGTGATTCGTGGCTATTTTTTGTTTAGTGACATTACTGATGCAACTGGAACATGGAATGCTGCATTTATTGGGGCAGCCTGGGCTGATTTCAGCTATTTTGGAGTAGTCTTACAATCAATTCTTATAGTTAGCCTGCTATCTTACTATCATCAGTGGTTTATCGGGTCGCACAAAACACCGAGCGTCTTGGGAACTTATATCGCCTTGTCCATGTCAACCTTCTTCCTGTCAGAAGGCAATTTTCTGACAACATTATTTTCTTTTGGCTTAGGTCTAAATTTTATTTTTTATCTAATGTTACGACGATTTAGTTCCCTTAAGAAGAACAAAAAGAAAATCCCAAAATCGCTTAAACCATCAATTTAA
- a CDS encoding polysaccharide deacetylase family protein, giving the protein MSKPTLQIEMPDSYWAERTYIVRVLFEEFLGFQVQLQKHSHSNVIITARDHRQLVIADTLFSTPKHLWLTPTSLPKQPLEIWDLGNTTLSPRLVHTDIPIIFGDDPENPYFLNQSEDQVYVGLDIFGSTFFMLTRYEEVVKPERDIHNRFPASASLAYQENFLVRPIVNEYIEILWHCMLLLWPRLERRHHSFQIYVSHDVDEPFRYAFSGPQRLLKRCVGDIVRRKSPRALAKSIQSWLSVKQGNLKSDPCNVFDFIMQVSEQQGLKSAFYFIADHTCHPIDGDYDLSHPVMRSLLSEIHQRGHEIGLHTSFNTYQDQPQTQQEVDILKTICAEEHITQKQWGGRQHCLRWSTPKTWQNLNNSGLDYDTTLSFAEHIGFRCGTCFEFPVFNLLTSQSLQLYERPLIVMEATVLQEKSMNLKISSGEAFKAINSMKMTCHLFSGNFTLLWHNSHLTTSEEKDLYQQILVS; this is encoded by the coding sequence GTGTCTAAACCAACACTTCAAATTGAGATGCCCGATTCCTATTGGGCAGAGCGAACATACATCGTCCGGGTCCTTTTTGAAGAGTTTCTGGGATTTCAAGTCCAACTTCAAAAACACTCCCACTCCAATGTAATCATTACGGCTAGAGATCATCGGCAGTTAGTCATCGCAGACACTCTTTTCTCTACACCAAAGCACTTATGGTTAACACCTACTTCCCTACCAAAACAGCCTCTTGAAATATGGGATTTAGGTAACACCACCCTAAGTCCACGGTTAGTTCACACGGATATACCTATTATTTTTGGGGATGATCCAGAAAATCCATACTTTCTAAATCAATCTGAAGACCAGGTATATGTGGGGTTAGATATATTCGGTTCTACATTTTTTATGCTGACGCGGTACGAAGAGGTCGTAAAACCCGAGCGGGATATACATAATCGTTTTCCAGCCTCAGCATCACTGGCCTATCAAGAGAACTTTCTTGTGCGCCCCATTGTCAATGAATATATCGAGATTCTCTGGCATTGTATGCTGCTATTGTGGCCAAGACTTGAGCGACGGCATCATAGCTTCCAGATCTATGTTAGTCATGATGTGGATGAGCCCTTTCGCTATGCCTTCTCTGGGCCACAGCGTTTACTCAAGCGGTGTGTCGGAGATATAGTCCGTCGTAAAAGTCCTAGGGCATTAGCAAAAAGTATTCAATCTTGGTTATCAGTCAAACAGGGTAATCTCAAGTCTGATCCTTGCAACGTGTTTGATTTTATTATGCAAGTTAGTGAACAACAGGGACTGAAAAGCGCATTTTACTTTATTGCAGACCACACCTGTCACCCCATTGATGGAGATTATGACTTATCTCATCCAGTCATGCGCTCTTTACTATCCGAAATTCATCAGCGAGGCCATGAAATTGGTTTGCATACAAGCTTCAATACCTATCAAGACCAGCCCCAAACTCAACAAGAAGTCGATATTTTAAAGACTATTTGTGCAGAAGAACATATCACCCAAAAACAATGGGGAGGGCGACAACATTGCCTGAGATGGAGTACGCCAAAAACTTGGCAAAACCTCAATAATTCTGGACTAGACTACGATACGACTTTAAGCTTTGCTGAACATATTGGTTTTCGGTGTGGAACTTGTTTTGAATTTCCTGTATTTAACCTATTGACAAGTCAATCTTTACAGCTATACGAACGTCCCTTAATTGTGATGGAAGCCACTGTTTTACAAGAGAAGTCTATGAACTTAAAAATATCAAGTGGTGAAGCATTCAAGGCCATAAACTCGATGAAGATGACATGCCATCTATTCTCAGGAAACTTCACACTTCTATGGCATAACAGCCATTTAACAACTAGTGAAGAGAAAGACCTTTACCAACAGATTTTAGTGTCTTAG
- a CDS encoding acyl carrier protein produces the protein MPGTTTQVRVIQVISTILNVPTDKLNIDSSPESVEQWESMKHINLVLAIEEEFDVQFDDEQIAELQSVKSIIEAVENTDA, from the coding sequence ATGCCTGGAACAACAACACAAGTTCGGGTTATTCAAGTCATCTCAACCATCCTCAATGTTCCAACCGATAAGCTCAACATAGACTCTTCACCAGAATCCGTTGAACAATGGGAATCCATGAAACATATCAACTTAGTTCTAGCGATTGAAGAAGAATTTGATGTTCAGTTTGATGATGAACAAATCGCTGAGTTACAGTCTGTAAAATCAATTATTGAAGCAGTTGAGAACACTGATGCATGA
- a CDS encoding HAD family hydrolase translates to MMLTFAEIQNFLNQVSVENQPELNISVVRNITVEPIEPYLAYWAYQMGFAAQVQWGGYDSSIQDAIANNSQLFNSQTDCVLVFLKLEVLSAHLAQCFPTLTAKEIDSECERILEYAQTIIQGLRRQTTAMILWMGFERPLYPSWGILDLQRQTGQTATIQRLNAAIHSLLLGQENSYFVDLDLSLARLGSHHYFDYRYWHIGRSPYTRQALGEIATEVFKYIRALKGQNKKCLVLDCDNTLWGGVIGEDGLAGIKLSANSYPGSCFYEFQQAILNLYHRGILIALCSKNNEAEVWDVFHNHPDMVLQESHIACAQINWDDKAHNLHQIAQELNIGLDSLVFVDDSEFEVNLVRQLLPEVETIHLPRKRSTEYRQMLSSCGWFDTLALTQEDLDRGAMYSAAQQRAQAQKQFMSITQYHESLEMVAEISFADEFSMPRVAQLTQKTNQFNLTTQRYSEADIAGFISCSTSDVLYLQLKDKFGVYGIVGVCIVIYQDAHAVIDSLLLSCRVLGRHVEDAFLHEILKLVTHRECQTIEGQYQPTQKNMQVQSFYCDRSFTEQSAGRYHLDLIHCQDVPASRFVGEIISQVAKGG, encoded by the coding sequence ATGATGTTGACGTTTGCTGAGATTCAGAATTTTCTAAATCAGGTATCGGTGGAAAATCAGCCTGAGCTGAATATCTCTGTTGTTCGGAACATCACTGTTGAGCCCATCGAACCGTATCTTGCCTACTGGGCTTATCAAATGGGCTTCGCTGCCCAGGTGCAGTGGGGGGGATATGACAGCAGTATCCAAGATGCGATCGCAAATAATTCCCAACTCTTCAATAGTCAAACAGATTGTGTTCTCGTTTTTCTCAAATTAGAAGTTTTATCCGCCCATTTGGCCCAATGTTTCCCCACATTGACCGCTAAAGAGATAGATTCAGAATGCGAACGAATTCTGGAGTATGCGCAAACTATTATTCAAGGACTTCGTCGTCAAACCACAGCCATGATCTTATGGATGGGTTTTGAACGTCCACTTTATCCAAGCTGGGGAATCCTAGACCTGCAAAGACAGACGGGGCAAACCGCTACTATACAACGATTAAATGCTGCTATTCACAGCCTCTTGCTTGGGCAAGAGAATAGTTATTTCGTTGATTTAGATTTATCCCTTGCTCGGCTAGGTAGTCATCATTACTTTGACTATCGCTACTGGCATATCGGCAGATCGCCCTATACGAGACAGGCACTAGGCGAGATAGCAACTGAAGTATTTAAGTATATTCGGGCCTTAAAAGGACAAAACAAAAAATGTCTGGTCCTGGACTGTGATAACACCCTATGGGGCGGTGTGATTGGTGAAGATGGTTTAGCTGGCATAAAATTAAGCGCCAATTCTTATCCTGGATCTTGCTTCTACGAATTTCAGCAAGCAATTCTCAACCTCTACCATCGAGGTATTTTGATTGCCTTGTGTAGTAAGAATAACGAAGCCGAGGTATGGGATGTATTTCATAATCACCCTGACATGGTCTTGCAAGAATCTCATATTGCCTGTGCCCAAATTAATTGGGATGACAAAGCCCACAATCTCCACCAAATCGCGCAGGAATTAAACATAGGACTTGATAGCTTAGTATTTGTAGACGATAGCGAATTTGAAGTGAATCTTGTTCGACAACTGCTTCCCGAAGTAGAAACCATCCACTTACCTCGTAAACGGTCTACAGAATACCGTCAGATGTTATCGAGCTGTGGTTGGTTTGATACGCTAGCCCTAACTCAAGAAGACTTAGACCGTGGAGCCATGTACTCTGCTGCCCAGCAGCGAGCCCAAGCTCAAAAACAGTTCATGAGCATCACCCAATACCATGAATCTTTAGAAATGGTTGCTGAGATCTCTTTCGCAGATGAGTTCTCTATGCCACGGGTTGCACAGTTGACTCAAAAAACAAATCAATTCAACTTGACTACCCAACGGTATTCTGAAGCAGATATTGCAGGTTTCATCAGTTGCTCAACATCTGATGTTTTGTACCTACAGTTGAAAGATAAGTTTGGCGTCTACGGTATTGTAGGAGTCTGCATTGTTATCTATCAAGATGCTCACGCAGTAATTGATTCGCTGTTGTTGTCTTGCCGAGTGTTAGGCAGACATGTCGAAGATGCATTTTTGCATGAGATCCTCAAACTCGTAACACATCGAGAGTGCCAGACCATTGAGGGACAGTATCAGCCCACACAAAAGAACATGCAGGTCCAATCATTTTATTGCGATCGCAGTTTCACTGAACAGTCTGCTGGACGGTATCATTTAGACCTTATCCATTGTCAAGACGTGCCTGCAAGCCGTTTTGTTGGTGAAATCATCTCTCAGGTAGCTAAAGGAGGCTAA